One window of the Archangium primigenium genome contains the following:
- a CDS encoding aldo/keto reductase, whose amino-acid sequence MEQRALGRQGLKVSALGLGCMGMSDFYGARDDAHSIAVIHRALERGLDFLDTADMYGPFTNEQLVGRAIADRRDRVVLATKFGNMRTQDGAYLGINGKPAYVREACEASLKRLGVDHIDLYYQHRVDPTVPIEETVGAMAELVKQGKVRYLGLSEASPSTIRRAHAVHPISALQTEYSLWSRDPEDELLPTVRALGIGFVAYSPLGRGFLTGRFRSVEDLEPGDYRRNSPRFQGENFAKNLQLVDKVNQLAARKSVQASQLALAWVLARGEDIVPIPGTKRLPYLEENLAAADIRLSAEELRELDAIAPLGAAAGLRYPEANMKSLNR is encoded by the coding sequence ATGGAGCAGCGCGCACTCGGACGTCAGGGCTTGAAGGTGTCCGCCCTGGGTCTGGGCTGTATGGGCATGAGTGATTTCTACGGCGCGCGGGATGACGCGCACTCCATCGCCGTCATCCACCGGGCCCTGGAGCGGGGTCTGGACTTCCTCGACACCGCGGACATGTACGGCCCCTTCACCAACGAGCAGTTGGTGGGCCGGGCGATCGCGGACCGGCGCGACCGGGTCGTCCTCGCCACCAAGTTCGGCAACATGCGCACGCAAGACGGGGCCTATCTCGGCATCAACGGCAAGCCCGCCTACGTGCGCGAGGCCTGTGAGGCCTCGCTCAAGCGCCTGGGGGTCGACCACATCGATCTCTACTACCAGCACCGCGTGGACCCCACGGTCCCCATCGAGGAGACGGTGGGCGCCATGGCGGAGCTGGTGAAGCAGGGCAAGGTGCGCTACCTGGGCCTGTCCGAGGCCTCGCCCTCCACCATCCGCCGCGCCCACGCCGTGCACCCCATCAGCGCGCTGCAGACGGAGTACTCGCTCTGGAGTCGGGACCCCGAGGACGAGCTCCTCCCCACGGTGCGCGCGCTGGGCATCGGCTTCGTCGCCTACAGCCCGCTGGGCCGGGGCTTCCTCACCGGCCGCTTCCGCAGCGTGGAGGACCTGGAGCCCGGGGACTACCGCCGCAACAGCCCGCGCTTCCAGGGGGAGAACTTCGCCAAGAACCTCCAACTGGTGGACAAGGTGAACCAGCTCGCCGCGCGCAAGAGTGTCCAGGCTTCCCAGCTCGCGCTCGCGTGGGTGCTCGCGCGGGGAGAGGACATCGTGCCCATTCCCGGCACCAAGCGGCTGCCCTACCTGGAGGAGAACCTGGCCGCCGCGGACATCCGCTTGTCCGCCGAGGAGCTGCGGGAACTCGACGCGATCGCGCCCCTGGGGGCCGCCGCGGGCCTGCGCTACCCCGAGGCCAACATGAAGTCCCTCAACCGCTGA
- a CDS encoding serine hydrolase domain-containing protein: protein MPEPLAPRLQMGLTLLVLVLLGALPARAESLEAAVDRIVTRQLAQHRIPGATVAVVRDGRVALLQGYGEAEVGGGIPVDAERTRFRVASVGKLFVWTAVMRLVEQGRLDLDADVNTWLEDGLRRPPGEYGPLTLRHLMAHTGGHEVLERLWPAGPVPDSVEAYLQTREPQRVRPPGELSAYSDYGTTLAQHLVERVTGQRFEDHLRETVWEPLGMRHTLFRRTVPPPLVQDVARGHDVVRGQPRAEPVERVVVASSGSMLTTAADVSRFMLAHLRGGEVDGQRVLGEDTVRRMHRQHFTHHDRLAGWAHGFMEFHVHGQRLIGHTGDAYQFISLLALVPERGWGLFVSYNGLGEKNAAQHARMELLEALLGRDFPAPRPILVLLPTENAERFAGSYQTTWRAYGTSEASLAWRQEVHVSAYGGASLILRRPDGSARSWVEIEPLLFRPTDDPQSSERIAFRADNGGRITHLFLGARPQEAYERAPWYDAAPLTLALLAGCAGLFGLTVLGVLVQRTPAQGVLAGLAGCHLLVLAGVTLLLRPLAPFDAHAAPGLLAAVRWGALLTGGLTPGLLFWSARARGSTRTAWLGFAMAVALGAALLTAWLYHWRLLAGR, encoded by the coding sequence ATGCCCGAGCCCCTCGCCCCCCGCCTCCAAATGGGCCTCACCCTCCTGGTGCTCGTGCTCCTGGGTGCCCTTCCCGCGCGCGCCGAGTCCCTGGAGGCCGCCGTCGACCGGATCGTGACCCGACAGCTCGCCCAGCACCGGATTCCCGGGGCGACCGTGGCGGTGGTGCGCGACGGGCGGGTGGCCCTCCTCCAGGGCTACGGAGAAGCGGAGGTCGGCGGCGGTATTCCCGTGGACGCCGAGCGCACGCGCTTCCGCGTGGCCTCGGTGGGCAAGCTGTTCGTCTGGACGGCGGTGATGCGGCTCGTCGAGCAGGGGCGGCTCGACCTGGACGCCGACGTGAACACCTGGCTGGAGGACGGGCTCCGGCGACCGCCGGGCGAATACGGGCCCCTCACGCTCCGGCACCTGATGGCGCACACGGGAGGCCACGAGGTCCTCGAGCGCCTCTGGCCCGCGGGGCCCGTGCCCGACTCCGTGGAGGCGTACCTCCAGACGCGCGAGCCCCAGCGGGTGCGGCCTCCAGGCGAACTCTCCGCGTACTCGGACTATGGAACGACCCTGGCCCAGCACCTCGTGGAGCGGGTCACCGGCCAGCGCTTCGAGGACCATCTCCGGGAGACGGTCTGGGAGCCATTGGGCATGCGGCACACGCTGTTCCGGCGGACGGTGCCGCCCCCGCTCGTCCAGGACGTGGCCCGAGGGCACGACGTGGTGCGGGGCCAGCCGCGCGCCGAGCCCGTGGAGCGGGTGGTCGTGGCCTCGAGCGGCTCGATGCTCACGACGGCGGCGGACGTCTCGCGCTTCATGCTCGCGCACCTGCGCGGCGGCGAGGTGGACGGCCAGCGTGTGCTGGGCGAGGACACCGTGCGGCGGATGCATCGCCAGCACTTCACGCACCATGACCGGCTGGCCGGGTGGGCCCATGGCTTCATGGAGTTCCACGTCCATGGCCAGCGGTTGATCGGCCATACGGGCGACGCCTACCAGTTCATCTCGCTGCTGGCGCTCGTGCCCGAGCGCGGGTGGGGGCTGTTCGTCTCCTACAATGGCCTGGGGGAGAAGAACGCCGCGCAGCACGCCCGGATGGAGTTGCTCGAGGCCCTGCTCGGCCGGGACTTCCCCGCGCCGCGTCCCATCCTGGTGCTGCTCCCCACGGAAAACGCCGAGCGTTTCGCCGGCTCCTACCAGACGACCTGGCGGGCCTACGGCACCTCCGAGGCCTCACTCGCCTGGCGGCAAGAGGTCCACGTGAGCGCGTACGGTGGGGCCTCCCTGATCCTCCGGCGGCCGGACGGCTCCGCGCGGTCCTGGGTGGAGATCGAGCCGCTGCTGTTCCGTCCCACCGACGATCCCCAGTCCTCCGAGCGCATCGCGTTCCGGGCGGACAACGGGGGCCGCATCACCCACCTGTTCCTCGGCGCCCGGCCCCAGGAGGCCTACGAGCGCGCGCCCTGGTACGACGCCGCGCCCCTGACCCTCGCCCTGCTCGCGGGGTGCGCTGGCCTCTTCGGGTTGACGGTGCTGGGCGTGCTCGTCCAGCGCACCCCGGCCCAGGGCGTCCTCGCGGGGCTGGCGGGGTGTCACCTGCTGGTGCTCGCCGGGGTCACGCTGCTGCTGCGCCCCCTGGCGCCCTTCGACGCCCACGCGGCCCCCGGGCTGCTCGCGGCCGTGCGGTGGGGCGCGCTGCTCACCGGCGGACTCACCCCCGGGCTCCTCTTCTGGAGCGCCCGCGCGCGAGGAAGCACCCGCACCGCGTGGCTGGGCTTCGCGATGGCGGTGGCCCTCGGCGCGGCGCTGCTCACCGCCTGGCTGTACCACTGGCGCCTGCTCGCGGGCAGGTGA
- a CDS encoding NUDIX hydrolase, protein MTTPAPSEPLRALLSAHVPRDTKEHEDLALMRRFAAELEQPLSRAQSRAHFTASAVVVDPSGERVALVLHGKLQRWLQPGGHVEEADGGCLETSALREVREETGCRVALHPRAPRPLDVDVHGIAARKSEPEHLHLDVRFLVVAENPEALLHDPNESAGAQWLGWDEALARTQGELALRRLLEKARAVVGQG, encoded by the coding sequence ATGACGACCCCCGCCCCCTCCGAGCCCCTGCGCGCCCTGCTGTCCGCACATGTCCCTCGGGACACGAAGGAGCACGAGGATCTGGCGCTCATGCGCCGCTTCGCCGCCGAGCTGGAGCAGCCCCTGTCTCGCGCGCAGTCCCGGGCGCACTTCACCGCGAGCGCGGTGGTGGTGGACCCCTCGGGCGAGCGCGTGGCCCTGGTGCTGCACGGCAAGCTCCAGCGCTGGTTGCAGCCCGGAGGACACGTGGAGGAGGCGGACGGGGGCTGCCTGGAGACGTCGGCCCTGCGCGAGGTGCGCGAGGAGACGGGCTGCCGGGTGGCGCTGCACCCGCGCGCCCCGAGGCCGCTGGACGTGGACGTGCACGGCATCGCCGCGCGCAAGAGCGAGCCCGAGCACCTGCACCTGGACGTGCGCTTCCTCGTGGTGGCGGAAAACCCCGAGGCCCTGCTGCATGACCCGAACGAATCCGCGGGGGCCCAGTGGCTCGGGTGGGACGAGGCCCTGGCGCGCACGCAGGGCGAGCTCGCGCTGCGCCGCCTGCTGGAGAAGGCCCGGGCGGTGGTGGGCCAGGGCTGA
- a CDS encoding sigma-54-dependent transcriptional regulator gives MARILVIDDHDTLREGMAVTLTRSGHTVTAARSGADGVAAYKKTPFDLVVTDLKMDGMDGIAVTRNLKAHDPAAVVMVVTAFGTIETAVQAMQQGAYDFITKPFTPDVLRVKVDKGLELSSTRRQVERLSARTEALESDVARTHGGLLVGDSEPLQRLVTQVRKAAATDATVLVRGESGTGKELVARMLHQCSPRKDGPFIVVHCAALAETLLESELFGHERGAFTGAIKRKLGRFELADGGTLFLDEIGEIPASVQTKLLRVLQEKELQRVGGEETLKVDVRVVSATHRDLQAEVRAGRFREDLYYRLHIVPLQLPPLRERPEDITTLARHFVTRHGPRVNKRIKGLDDSALRALGRYAWPGNVRELENVIEQSLVFAEGETLGAQDLPTHLHGPGTRVETGLPIPSGDRPLPDILEDLERQLIARAYEKAGGVKTETARLLGIKTSALYYKLEKYGFISKGERPEDS, from the coding sequence ATGGCTCGCATCCTCGTCATCGACGACCACGACACGCTCCGAGAGGGCATGGCGGTCACCCTCACCCGCTCCGGCCACACCGTGACCGCCGCTCGCTCGGGCGCCGATGGCGTCGCCGCCTACAAGAAGACGCCGTTCGACCTGGTCGTCACGGACCTGAAGATGGACGGCATGGACGGCATCGCCGTCACGCGCAACCTCAAGGCGCACGACCCCGCGGCCGTCGTCATGGTCGTCACCGCGTTTGGCACCATCGAGACCGCCGTGCAGGCCATGCAGCAGGGCGCCTACGACTTCATCACCAAGCCCTTCACCCCGGACGTGCTGCGCGTCAAGGTGGACAAGGGCCTGGAGCTGTCCTCCACGCGCCGGCAGGTGGAGCGCCTGTCCGCGCGCACCGAGGCGCTCGAGTCCGACGTGGCGCGCACCCATGGCGGGCTGCTCGTGGGCGACAGCGAGCCCCTGCAGCGGCTCGTCACCCAGGTGCGCAAGGCGGCCGCCACGGACGCCACGGTGCTCGTGCGCGGCGAGTCCGGCACCGGCAAGGAGCTGGTGGCGCGCATGCTCCACCAGTGCTCGCCGCGCAAGGACGGGCCCTTCATCGTCGTGCACTGCGCGGCCCTGGCCGAGACGCTGCTGGAGAGCGAGCTGTTCGGCCACGAGCGCGGCGCCTTCACCGGCGCCATCAAGCGCAAGCTGGGCCGCTTCGAGCTGGCCGACGGCGGCACGCTCTTCCTCGACGAGATCGGCGAGATTCCCGCCAGCGTCCAGACGAAGCTCCTGCGCGTGCTCCAGGAGAAGGAGCTGCAGCGGGTGGGCGGCGAGGAGACGCTCAAGGTGGACGTGCGCGTGGTGAGCGCCACGCACCGCGACCTGCAGGCCGAGGTGCGCGCGGGCCGCTTCCGCGAGGACTTGTACTACCGGCTGCACATCGTCCCGCTGCAACTGCCCCCCTTGCGCGAGCGCCCCGAGGACATCACCACGCTCGCGCGGCACTTCGTCACCCGGCACGGGCCGCGCGTGAACAAGCGCATCAAGGGCCTGGACGACAGCGCCCTGCGCGCGTTGGGCCGCTACGCGTGGCCGGGCAACGTGCGCGAGCTGGAGAACGTCATCGAGCAGTCGCTCGTGTTCGCCGAGGGCGAGACGCTCGGCGCGCAGGACCTGCCCACGCACCTGCACGGCCCGGGCACGCGCGTGGAGACCGGACTGCCCATCCCCTCGGGAGACCGGCCCCTGCCCGACATCCTCGAGGACCTGGAGCGGCAGCTCATCGCGCGCGCCTACGAGAAGGCCGGGGGCGTCAAGACGGAGACCGCCCGGCTGCTCGGCATCAAGACCTCGGCGCTGTACTACAAGCTGGAGAAATACGGTTTCATCTCCAA